The following coding sequences are from one Lolium rigidum isolate FL_2022 chromosome 6, APGP_CSIRO_Lrig_0.1, whole genome shotgun sequence window:
- the LOC124660304 gene encoding F-box protein At5g49610-like: MAEAARARAAPLHRGLPDEISIWEILVRLPPKPLLRCRAVCRAWRHATSARDFLLAHHGHQPAFPLQYELSSSSSLSVDIILLDHRAGVAAADKLHSVARLGFDETYIHLQASCDGLLIFCTEADSCFSAPLHFSVCSPATRQYAPLPLLRGFCLAGMYPHPPTGEYRLLLYPDSMLPYDELPPGAQDACYVYALGSCHPPRHIGWPEVELEIHAIVPALIRGSLHWHIERDEYEGNKIIVFDTTTESFRKMRAPAVPGSADLFEMDGVLGMASFGNGTLDIWTMQDYDGEVWAFKYRVKLPVAELTERFGFNTYYSDVVVSSWDHDVLILVQSGEWLLHFDIAGKLVVSFHRKLLRATQLRLKQTLVQHTFFPTIEGYVVNTFPFISLDDSGVHT, encoded by the coding sequence ATGGCGGAGGCCGCAAGAGCACGAGCGGCGCCTCTCCACCGCGGCCTCCCCGATGAGATCTCCATCTGGGAGATACTCGTCCGCCTGCCCCCCAAGCCCCTCCTCCGCTGTCGCGCCGTCTGCCGCGCTTGGCGCCACGCCACCTCCGCCCGCGACTTCCTCCTCGCCCACCACGGCCACCAGCCCGCTTTCCCACTCCAATACGAGCTCAGCTCCAGCTCCAGCCTGTCCGTAGACATCATACTCTTGGACCACCGGGCGGGGGTCGCCGCCGCCGACAAGCTCCATTCCGTCGCCCGGCTGGGTTTCGACGAGACCTACATCCATCTACAGGCCTCCTGCGACGGTCTCCTCATCTTCTGCACAGAAGCTGACTCGTGCTTCTCCGCTCCGTTGCACTTCTCCGTCTGCAGCCCGGCCACTCGTCAATATGCTCCCCTCCCGCTGCTCCGTGGCTTCTGCCTCGCCGGAATGTACCCGCACCCTCCTACCGGAGAGTACCGTCTACTGCTCTACCCTGACTCGATGTTGCCTTATGACGAACTGCCCCCCGGCGCTCAAGATGCCTGCTACGTTTACGCGTTGGGCTCCTGCCACCCGCCGAGGCACATCGggtggccggaggtggagctCGAGATCCATGCCATTGTGCCCGCCCTCATCCGGGGCAGCCTGCACTGGCACATAGAGCGGGACGAGTACGAAGGAAACAAGATAATTGTATTCGACACCACGACCGAGTCGTTCAGGAAGATGCGTGCTCCGGCTGTTCCTGGTTCTGCCGACCTGTTTGAGATGGATGGAGTGCTCGGCATGGCCAGCTTTGGCAATGGAACACTCGATATCTGGACGATGCAGGACTATGACGGCGAGGTATGGGCCTTCAAATACCGGGTTAAATTACCGGTTGCAGAGCTCACAGAGCGGTTTGGATTTAACACATACTATTCGGATGTGGTGGTTTCGTCTTGGGATCACGATGTGCTCATTCTCGTCCAGTCTGGCGAGTGGCTACTTCACTTTGACATCGCTGGCAAGTTGGTCGTAAGCTTCCATCGCAAATTACTCCGGGCTACTCAACTTCGTCTCAAACAAACACTTGTTCAACATACCTTCTTTCCGACAATAGAGGGCTATGTTGTGAACACTTTCCCTTTCATCTCACTAGATGATTCTGGTGTCCACACTTAG